The following DNA comes from Sulfitobacter pacificus.
CAGCTGATGAAGGCGAGAGATGAGGGATGGCATAGTTTGATCCAGACCTAGTTGAGAGAAACGCCGGTTGCGGCACCCACTGTATCACTCCAGCGTTTGCCCCAGTCCCCGCCGGAACGTTCAGCCCAATCGGGCAGTACTTTGGTGATCAGGATCTCACGCGCCGTGGCAACATCCGCATCGGAAACCGGCACAAGTGTCATGCTGCGTTTCTCGCCCGGGCAATCGCCTTCGCCAGTCAGACAGGCCACGTCATTTGCCAGTGCTTCCTGTGCGGTTTCCCATGCCGGTGTTTCAAGATTGTCTGTCACCTGTTGTTGGATCAGCGTCTGCTGTTCCCCTGAAAGGGAGTTCCACTTGTCCAGATTGATCGCAGTAACAACGGGGTCCCAGCCACCAAGGGGGATGGGCATCAGATGGGTGGAAACCTCCCACCAGCCAGCGCTATAGCCAGATCCCGCGCCAGTGACGGCACAATCCACAACACCTTTTTGCAACGCGCCGGGCACTTCGCCGAAACTAACGCTGACGGCTTCTGCACCCAGTGCTTCAAGCAGCTTACCCGTCATCCGGCCAGAGGCACGGATCTTCAGCCCCTTCAGGTCCGAAATGGACGAGACATCAGCGTTGCAAAACACAACCTGCGGCGGGTAGGGTGCAATGCCCAGAACTTTTGCGTTGAACACATCCGCATAGATATCATCCACCATCGGGCGGGCGGCATCTACCATCTTGCGGGCAGACGCCGCATCGGTTGCAATCAACGGAACATCAAGCCCTTCAAGCGCTGGCGTGTCTGATACCGCATAATCGGCAACAGTCATCCCAACGTCAAAGACACCTTCGCCCAACATGCGGAAAACATCGCCGCCTTTGATTCCCATCTGATCATGTGTGGTCAGGTTGACCGTAAAATCGCCGCCGCTGGCTTGCGGGAATTTCTCTGTCCAGAATGGGTTTTCATATTGCTTGTGCAGCGGCAGACCGCTCCAGCTTCCCACAACGGAAAGTGTTTCTTCGGCATATGCCGCCGTGGATGAAAGGGCAATTGCTAGCCCGGCTAGTCCGGAAGTGAACTTCATGAGGAACTCCTTGCTGGTTAAAATTGTGTAGGATTTGTGGTGGGTGAAAACGTGGAAGCATAGTCGGAAGGGGGCGTTTCCGGCCAATCGGTAATCAGCATTGCCCCCGGTGCATGGCTAAAGGCGATTTCGGGTTTTGCCTGCAACACAGCCATCTGGCTGGTCACACCGCATCCCCAGAATACCGGCACTTCGCCGGCCTTTACTTCAACCGGATCACCCCAGTCGGGATGCATGACATCTGAGATACCAATCTCACCGGGGTCGCCGATATGGATCGGGGCACCATGTGCATGTGGGAAAGCCTGACAGATCTCTTTC
Coding sequences within:
- a CDS encoding TRAP transporter substrate-binding protein; protein product: MKFTSGLAGLAIALSSTAAYAEETLSVVGSWSGLPLHKQYENPFWTEKFPQASGGDFTVNLTTHDQMGIKGGDVFRMLGEGVFDVGMTVADYAVSDTPALEGLDVPLIATDAASARKMVDAARPMVDDIYADVFNAKVLGIAPYPPQVVFCNADVSSISDLKGLKIRASGRMTGKLLEALGAEAVSVSFGEVPGALQKGVVDCAVTGAGSGYSAGWWEVSTHLMPIPLGGWDPVVTAINLDKWNSLSGEQQTLIQQQVTDNLETPAWETAQEALANDVACLTGEGDCPGEKRSMTLVPVSDADVATAREILITKVLPDWAERSGGDWGKRWSDTVGAATGVSLN